From the genome of bacterium:
ATATTCTGCCGCATCTCTGAGCCACCAGACATCATATGCATGCCTCCACGGCCTACGCTGGATTGTGTGAGGGTATATCCGATGCCGGTACCGAGAACAAGCATGGCTACACCGACAATAAGTGCGTTCTTTTCCATAGTGAAGTTGATTAGTTTCCGGATTAAGTGAAACGTTACCGAGCTACGGTTCTTTGCGGTTATGGATACCGCGCGAGACAAGCTCTTGGTAGAGCGTCGGTCGTGGGTTCCATTGATATGAACGAAGCCGGACAGTCTCAGATACGCACATCGGCGTTCCGACTCGAAACACAGCAAGGCCGATGAACAGGACGAAAACCGACAAGATGGAAGAGAACATACTCTGCCACAGCGAGAGATGTTCGAGAGCCGCTTCAGAGCAGAGCGCCGCCTGCGCGGTCTGCAGCGGACAACCAAAGTGATGATCGGTGTGCGAAAGCAGGACCGGTAGTCCGAAAGCAGCGACGAAAAGCAGGATCACGATAAGCACTGAGGCAAGCTGTGCTTTCATACCTTCACGATACTCCTCCCTCAGGAAAACGCCAGCTAGAACCAGCGACGTACTTTCTTCTTATATTCAAGATAGGTCTTCCCGAATTTCTTCTCGAGATACGCCTCCTCGCGCGCAACGACACCGTAGTGGAGGACGAAATGCACGAAGACGATCATGCTCAGTATCCAGAGCGAATTGAGCCAGATCGCGAACCCAATGAGGATGAGCGTCATACCGAGATACATCGGATTGCGGCTCAGTGAATACGGAAGCGCCGTGACGATCGCAGTCGGAATCTTCCGCACATCGATCTCGGTTTTCGCATCAGCAAAGCGCTGCGCCGCCCACGCGATGAGGAAGATGCCGAGCGCGATCACCGTGAGCCCGAGCGGCAGATCGTACGACTCAGGGATGAACGGCTTCGGTAAGAACCAATCGAGCACAAACCCGACGACAAGGCC
Proteins encoded in this window:
- a CDS encoding isoprenylcysteine carboxylmethyltransferase family protein, giving the protein MQSTTDSPNVIALPPFIFLFGLVVGFVLDWFLPKPFIPESYDLPLGLTVIALGIFLIAWAAQRFADAKTEIDVRKIPTAIVTALPYSLSRNPMYLGMTLILIGFAIWLNSLWILSMIVFVHFVLHYGVVAREEAYLEKKFGKTYLEYKKKVRRWF